GTTTCCCCCTCGTTCTCCACGAGGACGCGGGCGGCAGCCCAGCGGCGGGCTCCGCTCCAGTTTGTCCACACGTGGAGCAGCACCACGAGGGTTAGGAGAGAGATGAAGAGCCAGAGAAGGACGCGGGCGGTGCGTTTGGAAAAAAGGCGGCGGAGCATGGTATGAAGTGGTAGAAAGTGAAAGGGGTGTCAGTTGGCCGCGAGCAGGGCCTCGATCTCGGCGCTGTGCTGCTGCAACAGCCGGGCGGGCGGTGTGGTGGTCAGGGCGCTGGAGGACAGAGGCTGCGGCTCCGCCGGGGTGCCAAGGTAGAGGACGAGCGTGGCGGCCCAGGCGAGGCCCCAGCCAGCAAGCAGCCAGCGCGGGGTACGGGCGGGCTGAGACGGTACTGGGGCCAGAAAGGCAGCCTGCAGGATTTGCTGCCGCCATTCTGCCGGGAGGGGGCGACGCTGCAGAGCGCGCAGAGTGTTTTCAAAGGGATCGGGTTCCGGGTTCATGGCGGTGTCTCATGAGGGTTTGAGCTCGTCGTAGAGCGGGCGCAGCTGGGTGCGGAGTTTTTCCAAGGCGTAGCGGTAGCGGCTGGCGGCGGTGTTCAGCGGGATGCCCTGCACGTCTGCGATCTCTTCAAAGGTGAGTCCGTCCCAGAGCCGGAGCTGGGCCACGCTGCGCTGCTCAAGCGGGAGGGCAGCCAGGGCGCGCGTGAGCTGCCGTGCGAGCTCCGCTTGATCCGGATCTGCATGCGTGGCAAAGACCTCGACAGGAGCGGCCTCCTCCGCACGCCGCCGCACCTGATGGCGGC
Above is a window of Prosthecobacter vanneervenii DNA encoding:
- a CDS encoding RNA polymerase sigma factor, with the translated sequence MSVAPTLPELYDAHAAGLFHYFASFTGTEADARDLLQDFFLKLGRQQIPPGIASMRAWLLRLAHHHAIDWLRRHQVRRRAEEAAPVEVFATHADPDQAELARQLTRALAALPLEQRSVAQLRLWDGLTFEEIADVQGIPLNTAASRYRYALEKLRTQLRPLYDELKPS